The following coding sequences are from one Streptomyces venezuelae window:
- a CDS encoding FtsX-like permease family protein, with amino-acid sequence MPSTTLRTLRHRWPTFVGSFVALSLGVALIAVMALALASSQDAPARGPDRFAAAPVVVKGQDTLTVPTSPDDPTRTRIHTRELAQPHPVPDALVAKLRRLGTVVQDRSFAVRAERGPDDLVGHPWSTAAFAPYELDAGRAPRAADEVVVSGDWARPGTRLRTGGGTVRVVGTVAGLGFENAVFHTDARAARLSPRSLQLVVDAAPAAVREVVRASDGGGVRVLTGDARRYADADPDRDSEALTAMNALFGTAGGVSGFVSVFVVASTFAFAVAQRRREFGLLRTAGATPGQIRRMVVAEALAVGVLASAAGCVLGACGAPRLAAWAVHEGLAPRWFTIGDHTWPYHAAFWTGLLVALCGAMAASWRAGRTGPTEALREASVDTRPLTWGRWAAGSALLATGAVTLVLALVTAPGELLQRKTYVSRPMLLITAVALLAPVLVRPLARLVAWLPARLPGAGGMLVRENAAAGVRRTAAVAAPVLVTVALAGSLLGATATLGGAKATEVRERTAADFVVTSAGDTGFDEPALRRIRAVDGTTEVAASSSTAVYVLEDGVALIRSDARAVEPGPLAATARLPLAAGRAEDLDDDSIIVNEEWAEHTVGERVDVWLGDGRRKSLRIAAVMTTGTGDNGAYVTPHNAAAAPVDRVDVRLAAGADPAAAASDLREAVRTSGGKVLTKDEWVRGTAPAADRTTRVGLFMVLGIALLYTGVSLANTMVMATSDRTRELTALRLAGATRWQVLRLVAAEALTVVVIGGLLGTLVAGLNLAGMWGALGLLSVWTPVVIPWATLGAILCACAVLAVVASVVPAGLALRAGRDVPYRP; translated from the coding sequence ATGCCGAGCACCACCCTCCGTACCCTCCGCCACCGCTGGCCCACCTTCGTCGGCAGCTTCGTCGCGCTCTCCCTGGGCGTCGCCCTCATCGCCGTCATGGCACTCGCCCTGGCCTCCTCGCAGGACGCACCGGCACGGGGCCCGGACCGGTTCGCCGCCGCGCCCGTCGTCGTCAAGGGACAGGACACCCTCACGGTGCCCACCTCGCCCGACGACCCCACCCGCACCCGCATCCACACGCGCGAGCTCGCCCAGCCGCACCCCGTCCCGGACGCGCTGGTCGCGAAGCTGCGGCGTCTCGGGACCGTCGTACAGGACCGGTCGTTCGCCGTGCGGGCGGAGCGCGGTCCGGACGACCTGGTGGGCCACCCCTGGTCCACCGCGGCCTTCGCGCCGTACGAGCTCGACGCGGGACGCGCGCCCCGCGCCGCGGACGAGGTCGTCGTCAGCGGGGACTGGGCCCGTCCCGGCACCCGGCTGCGGACCGGCGGCGGCACCGTGCGCGTCGTCGGCACCGTCGCGGGACTCGGCTTCGAGAACGCCGTGTTCCACACCGACGCCCGCGCGGCCCGACTGTCGCCGCGCAGTCTCCAACTCGTGGTGGATGCCGCCCCGGCGGCCGTGCGCGAGGTGGTACGCGCAAGCGACGGCGGCGGTGTCCGGGTTCTCACCGGTGACGCGCGCCGCTACGCCGACGCCGACCCCGACCGGGACAGTGAGGCGCTCACCGCCATGAACGCCCTGTTCGGCACGGCGGGCGGTGTCTCCGGATTCGTGTCGGTGTTCGTCGTGGCGTCCACCTTCGCCTTCGCGGTGGCCCAGCGGCGCCGCGAGTTCGGGCTGCTCCGCACGGCGGGGGCGACCCCCGGGCAGATCCGCCGCATGGTCGTCGCCGAGGCGCTCGCGGTCGGCGTGCTCGCCTCGGCCGCCGGCTGCGTGCTCGGCGCCTGCGGAGCACCACGTCTCGCCGCGTGGGCCGTCCACGAGGGCCTCGCGCCCCGCTGGTTCACCATCGGTGACCACACCTGGCCCTACCACGCGGCGTTCTGGACCGGCCTGCTCGTCGCTCTGTGCGGTGCGATGGCCGCGTCCTGGCGTGCGGGGCGCACCGGCCCCACCGAAGCGCTGCGCGAGGCGTCCGTCGACACCCGGCCCCTGACGTGGGGCCGATGGGCGGCGGGCTCCGCGCTCCTGGCCACCGGCGCGGTGACCCTGGTCCTGGCTCTGGTGACGGCACCGGGCGAGCTGCTGCAGCGCAAGACCTATGTGAGTCGGCCCATGCTGCTGATCACCGCCGTCGCGCTGCTCGCGCCGGTGCTGGTGCGGCCGTTGGCCCGGCTGGTCGCCTGGCTGCCTGCCCGGCTGCCGGGTGCGGGCGGGATGCTCGTACGGGAGAACGCCGCCGCCGGGGTGCGCCGTACCGCCGCCGTCGCCGCTCCCGTCCTCGTCACGGTCGCGCTGGCCGGGTCGCTGCTCGGCGCCACGGCGACCCTCGGCGGGGCGAAGGCGACGGAGGTGCGGGAGCGGACGGCCGCCGACTTCGTGGTCACCTCGGCGGGTGATACCGGGTTCGACGAGCCGGCGCTGCGGCGGATCCGGGCCGTGGACGGCACCACCGAGGTCGCGGCGAGTTCGTCGACCGCCGTGTACGTCCTGGAGGACGGCGTGGCGCTCATCAGGTCCGACGCCAGAGCCGTCGAACCGGGACCCCTCGCCGCCACGGCACGCCTCCCGCTGGCCGCGGGGAGGGCGGAGGACCTGGACGACGACTCGATCATCGTCAACGAGGAGTGGGCGGAGCACACCGTGGGCGAGCGGGTGGACGTGTGGCTCGGCGACGGCAGGAGGAAGTCCCTGCGGATCGCGGCCGTCATGACCACCGGCACGGGTGACAACGGCGCCTACGTCACCCCGCACAACGCCGCCGCGGCACCCGTCGACCGGGTCGACGTACGCCTCGCGGCGGGTGCGGACCCGGCCGCAGCGGCCTCGGACCTGCGCGAGGCGGTGCGGACGTCGGGCGGAAAGGTGCTCACGAAGGACGAGTGGGTGCGGGGGACTGCCCCCGCGGCCGACCGGACGACCCGGGTGGGCCTCTTCATGGTCCTCGGGATCGCTCTCCTCTACACGGGCGTCTCCCTGGCCAACACGATGGTCATGGCGACCTCCGACCGGACCCGCGAACTGACGGCACTGCGGCTGGCCGGCGCCACGCGGTGGCAGGTGCTGCGCCTTGTCGCCGCGGAGGCCCTGACGGTGGTGGTGATCGGCGGGCTGCTGGGAACTCTGGTCGCCGGGCTCAACCTGGCGGGGATGTGGGGCGCGCTGGGGCTGCTCTCGGTGTGGACGCCCGTCGTGATCCCGTGGGCGACGCTCGGGGCGATCCTGTGCGCCTGCGCGGTGCTCGCCGTGGTGGCGTCGGTCGTCCCTGCGGGTCTGGCGCTGCGGGCCGGGCGGGACGTCCCGTACAGGCCTTGA
- a CDS encoding helix-turn-helix transcriptional regulator, with the protein MRAALLRLRRGTGLPVAFGGLLDGPRQVRIGELIGTGTRALQGLAISSGNGLGGKAVALSRPCAVTDYRVSRHISHEYDAAVAAEGLRSVLAVPVVVRRRVRGVLYGALRAAQPLGDRALSAAVAAARDVEQALVVRDEVRSLLAAARETVAGPGGGPGPGPGPGPGPEAWEQVREAHGALRALAPRVTDASLRAELLAVCGRLETAALLPGHPRDRPVALAPREVDVLSCVAAGVTNATAAERLGLRPETVKGYLRSAMRKLGAHTRLEAVVAARREGLLP; encoded by the coding sequence ATGCGGGCCGCTCTGCTGCGGCTGCGCCGCGGCACGGGGCTACCGGTGGCGTTCGGCGGTCTGCTCGACGGGCCGCGCCAGGTCCGCATCGGCGAACTCATCGGCACGGGTACGCGCGCGCTGCAGGGCCTCGCCATCTCGTCGGGGAACGGCCTCGGCGGCAAGGCGGTCGCCCTGTCACGGCCCTGCGCGGTCACCGACTACCGCGTCTCGCGGCACATCAGCCACGAGTACGACGCGGCGGTCGCGGCGGAGGGCCTGCGGTCGGTGCTGGCGGTGCCCGTGGTCGTACGTCGCCGGGTGCGCGGAGTCCTGTACGGCGCGCTGCGCGCGGCCCAGCCGCTCGGCGACCGGGCGCTGTCGGCGGCGGTGGCCGCGGCGCGGGACGTGGAGCAGGCGCTGGTCGTACGGGACGAGGTGCGGTCGCTGCTCGCGGCGGCGCGGGAAACGGTGGCGGGGCCGGGCGGGGGCCCGGGTCCGGGACCCGGGCCGGGGCCGGGGCCGGAGGCGTGGGAGCAGGTGCGGGAGGCGCACGGGGCGCTGCGCGCGCTGGCCCCGCGGGTCACCGACGCGTCCCTGCGGGCCGAACTCCTCGCGGTGTGCGGCCGCCTGGAAACGGCGGCACTCCTCCCCGGCCACCCCCGGGACCGCCCGGTGGCCCTCGCCCCGCGCGAGGTCGACGTGCTGTCCTGCGTTGCCGCCGGAGTGACGAACGCGACGGCCGCGGAACGCCTCGGCCTGCGCCCCGAGACGGTGAAGGGCTACCTGCGCTCGGCCATGCGGAAACTGGGTGCGCACACGCGCCTGGAAGCGGTGGTGGCGGCGCGCAGGGAGGGCCTGTTGCCTTAG
- a CDS encoding AMP-binding protein translates to MTTDGTSATEQFRTARDFLLRHREDYAAAYEGFAWPRPERFNWALDWFDVIAQDNDRTALHIVEEDGTESRFSFAHLSARSNRVANWLRALGVRAGDRVVVMLGNQAELWEIALAAMKLRAVVIPATPLLGPADLRDRIDRGRARHVVVRPEDTAKFDDVPGDYTRITVGGEPGAARDGWIPYAGADDDTAHTTPTPDVFEPDGITLADDPLMLYFTSGTTARPKLVEHTHVSYPVGHLATMYWIGLKPGDVHLNISSPGWAKHAWSNLFAPWNAEATVFIHHYARFDAARLMAEMDRAGVTSFCAPPTVWRMLIQADLTQLRTPPREVVAAGEPLNPEVIEQVRRDWGVTIRDGFGQTETAVQVANSPGQKLKPGSMGRPTPGFAVELLDPVTGAPGATEGEIALDLGPDPVGLMAGYHGDPERTAQAMAGGYYRTGDIGSRDADGYITYVGRADDVFKASDYKISPFELESALLEHEAVAEAAVVPAPDPVRLAVPKAYVVLAEGFEPGPGTAKLLFEHSRAVLAPYKRVRRIEFGALPKTVSGKIRRIELREATAAGSDAEYREEDFR, encoded by the coding sequence ATGACGACTGACGGCACGAGCGCCACGGAGCAGTTCCGTACCGCACGGGATTTCCTCCTGCGGCATCGAGAGGACTACGCCGCCGCGTACGAAGGCTTCGCCTGGCCGCGGCCCGAACGGTTCAACTGGGCGCTCGACTGGTTCGACGTCATCGCGCAGGACAACGACCGCACGGCCCTGCACATCGTCGAGGAGGACGGCACGGAGTCGCGCTTCTCCTTCGCGCACCTGTCCGCCCGCTCGAACCGGGTCGCCAACTGGCTGCGCGCGCTGGGCGTCCGGGCCGGCGACCGTGTCGTCGTCATGCTCGGCAACCAGGCCGAGCTCTGGGAGATCGCGCTCGCAGCGATGAAGCTGCGCGCCGTCGTCATCCCGGCGACACCACTCCTCGGCCCCGCCGACCTGCGCGACCGCATCGACCGCGGCCGCGCCCGGCACGTCGTCGTACGCCCCGAGGACACCGCGAAGTTCGACGACGTACCCGGCGACTACACACGGATCACCGTCGGCGGGGAGCCCGGGGCCGCGCGCGACGGATGGATCCCGTACGCCGGTGCCGACGACGACACCGCGCACACCACCCCCACCCCCGACGTCTTCGAGCCCGACGGCATCACCCTCGCCGACGATCCCCTGATGCTCTACTTCACCTCGGGCACCACCGCCCGGCCCAAGCTCGTCGAGCACACCCATGTCTCGTACCCCGTGGGCCACCTCGCCACGATGTACTGGATCGGCCTCAAGCCCGGCGACGTCCACCTGAACATCTCCTCGCCCGGCTGGGCCAAGCACGCCTGGTCGAACCTCTTCGCCCCGTGGAACGCGGAGGCGACGGTCTTCATCCACCACTACGCCCGCTTCGACGCCGCACGGCTCATGGCGGAGATGGACAGGGCCGGCGTCACGTCGTTCTGCGCGCCGCCCACCGTGTGGCGCATGCTCATCCAGGCCGACCTGACCCAGCTGCGCACCCCGCCGCGCGAGGTCGTCGCGGCCGGCGAGCCGCTCAACCCCGAGGTCATCGAACAGGTGCGGCGCGACTGGGGCGTCACCATCCGCGACGGCTTCGGGCAGACCGAGACCGCCGTGCAGGTCGCCAACTCGCCCGGACAGAAACTGAAGCCGGGCTCGATGGGCCGCCCCACCCCCGGCTTCGCCGTCGAGCTCCTCGACCCGGTGACCGGCGCGCCCGGCGCCACGGAGGGGGAGATCGCCCTGGACCTCGGCCCGGACCCGGTCGGCCTCATGGCCGGCTACCACGGCGACCCCGAGCGCACGGCACAGGCGATGGCCGGCGGCTACTACCGCACCGGCGACATCGGCTCGCGCGACGCCGACGGCTACATCACCTACGTCGGGCGCGCCGACGACGTCTTCAAGGCGTCCGACTACAAGATCTCCCCGTTCGAGCTGGAGAGCGCGCTCCTGGAGCACGAGGCGGTCGCCGAGGCCGCGGTCGTGCCCGCGCCCGATCCGGTGCGGCTCGCCGTGCCGAAGGCGTACGTCGTGCTCGCCGAAGGGTTCGAACCCGGCCCCGGCACGGCCAAGTTGCTCTTCGAGCACTCGCGCGCGGTGCTCGCCCCGTACAAGCGCGTGCGCCGCATCGAGTTCGGCGCGCTCCCCAAGACCGTGTCGGGCAAGATCCGCCGCATCGAGCTGCGCGAGGCGACCGCCGCGGGTTCGGACGCGGAGTACCGCGAGGAGGACTTCCGGTGA
- a CDS encoding AMP-binding protein, translating to MSGRDEALSSALSYAHGTSGTPLLGDTIGRNLDRAVVTWPDRDALVDVAAGTRWTYAEFGADIRQLARAFLGAGVAKGDRVGIWAVNCAEWVLVQYATARIGAIMVNINPAYRAHELEYVLNQSGVSVLIATQAHKSSDYRALVDEVRPRCPELRAVHYIGDEGSWGALLTAADGVTDARLAAREAELSCDDPVNIQYTSGTTGFAKGATLSHHNILNNGYWVGRTVGYTERDRVCLPVPFYHCFGMVMGNLGATSHGACIVIPAPSFDPVATLHAVERERCTSLYGVPTMFIAELNLADFATYDLSSLRTGIMAGSPCPVEVMKRVVAEMHMEEVSICYGMTETSPVSTQTRRDDDLERRTGTVGRVLPHIEVKVIDPATGVTLPRGASGELCTRGYSVMLGYWDEPERTAEVIDSGRWMHTGDLAVMREDGYVRIVGRIKDMIIKGGENIYPREIEEFLYGHPKVADVQVVGVPDERYGEVPLACVIVRDPDDALTLEELQAYCKGKLAHYKIPAALRVLEAFPMTVSGKVRKIELRERYGE from the coding sequence GTGAGCGGACGAGACGAAGCACTTTCCAGCGCGCTCTCCTACGCGCACGGTACGAGCGGTACGCCGCTCCTCGGCGACACCATCGGGCGGAACCTCGACCGGGCCGTCGTGACGTGGCCCGACCGGGACGCGCTCGTGGACGTCGCGGCGGGCACGCGATGGACGTACGCGGAATTCGGCGCCGACATCCGGCAGTTGGCGCGCGCGTTCCTCGGTGCGGGCGTCGCCAAGGGGGACCGTGTCGGGATCTGGGCGGTGAACTGCGCCGAGTGGGTCCTCGTGCAGTACGCCACCGCCCGCATCGGCGCCATCATGGTCAACATCAACCCGGCGTACCGCGCACACGAGTTGGAGTACGTGCTCAACCAGTCCGGCGTCTCCGTCCTGATCGCCACGCAGGCCCACAAGAGCAGCGACTACCGCGCGCTCGTCGACGAGGTGCGGCCCCGCTGCCCCGAACTGCGCGCCGTCCACTACATCGGGGACGAAGGATCGTGGGGTGCGCTGCTGACCGCGGCCGACGGAGTGACCGACGCACGACTCGCGGCCCGCGAGGCCGAGCTGAGTTGCGACGACCCCGTCAACATCCAGTACACCTCCGGCACCACCGGCTTCGCCAAGGGCGCCACGCTTTCCCACCACAACATCCTCAACAACGGCTACTGGGTGGGCCGTACCGTCGGCTACACCGAGCGGGACCGCGTCTGTCTGCCCGTGCCCTTCTACCACTGCTTCGGCATGGTGATGGGCAACCTCGGCGCCACCTCGCACGGCGCCTGCATCGTCATCCCCGCCCCGTCCTTCGACCCGGTCGCCACGCTGCACGCCGTCGAACGGGAGCGCTGCACCTCTCTGTACGGCGTGCCGACGATGTTCATCGCCGAGCTGAACCTCGCCGACTTCGCGACGTACGACCTGAGTTCGCTGCGCACCGGCATCATGGCGGGCTCGCCCTGCCCGGTCGAGGTGATGAAGCGCGTCGTCGCCGAGATGCACATGGAGGAGGTCTCCATCTGCTACGGCATGACCGAGACCTCACCCGTCTCCACGCAGACCCGCCGCGACGACGACCTGGAACGCCGCACCGGCACGGTCGGCCGGGTCCTGCCGCACATCGAGGTCAAGGTCATCGACCCCGCGACCGGCGTGACGCTGCCGCGCGGCGCCTCCGGGGAGTTGTGCACGCGCGGGTACAGCGTGATGCTCGGCTACTGGGACGAGCCGGAGCGGACCGCCGAGGTCATCGACTCCGGGCGCTGGATGCACACGGGGGACCTCGCGGTCATGCGCGAGGACGGTTACGTGCGGATCGTCGGCCGCATCAAGGACATGATCATCAAGGGGGGCGAGAACATCTACCCCCGCGAGATCGAGGAGTTTCTGTACGGCCACCCGAAGGTCGCGGACGTGCAGGTGGTGGGCGTCCCCGACGAACGGTACGGAGAGGTGCCGCTGGCCTGCGTGATCGTGCGGGACCCGGACGACGCCCTCACCCTGGAGGAACTCCAGGCGTACTGCAAGGGGAAGTTGGCCCACTACAAGATCCCGGCGGCCCTGCGCGTCCTGGAGGCGTTCCCCATGACGGTCTCCGGCAAGGTCCGCAAGATCGAGCTCAGGGAGCGCTACGGGGAGTGA
- a CDS encoding MFS transporter, whose amino-acid sequence MRLSEAGDPEEPGTVEAGAGSGTAGPAGVGPSGLSRGMVLLLAVTCGVAVGNVYFPQAVSPLVADGLHVSADAAALVVTATQFGYAGGIFLLVPLGDRVPYRTLIVTLLSLSGLGLLGAAAAPGISPLIVASVLVGVTTVVAQVIAPTAAGLVPEERRGAVAGTLLSGSIGGMLLSRVFGGTVGEWLGWRAPYLMTSLVALLIACVLARALPWSTAPTRQRYPALLAASLRLLRTEPDLRRSGFYQAMIFGGFSALWTGVALLLTGPEYGLGASAVGVLALVNAATMLCTPVAGRQVDRRGSDAVNLVCMVAVLVAAAVLFAGGLGGAVGLAALAVGSLLLDVAMQSGTVANQVRIFALSDEARARLNTAYMTCAYLGGSVGSWLSVHAYGAFGWPGVCGLVAVLTTPALLRHVAHMRGAGSLTRP is encoded by the coding sequence GTGCGTCTGTCCGAGGCCGGTGATCCCGAGGAGCCCGGGACCGTCGAAGCCGGAGCCGGATCCGGAACCGCGGGCCCCGCCGGGGTGGGGCCGTCCGGTCTGAGCCGGGGCATGGTGTTGCTGCTCGCCGTCACCTGTGGCGTGGCCGTCGGCAACGTCTACTTCCCGCAGGCCGTCAGCCCCCTGGTCGCCGACGGACTGCACGTGTCGGCCGACGCCGCCGCGCTCGTCGTGACCGCCACGCAGTTCGGATACGCGGGCGGCATCTTCCTCCTCGTACCGCTCGGCGACCGCGTCCCGTACCGGACGCTCATCGTCACGCTCCTCTCCCTCTCCGGCCTCGGCCTGCTCGGCGCGGCCGCCGCGCCCGGGATATCGCCGCTGATCGTCGCGAGCGTCCTCGTCGGCGTCACCACCGTCGTGGCGCAGGTCATCGCGCCGACGGCGGCAGGACTCGTACCGGAGGAGCGGCGCGGCGCCGTCGCGGGCACGCTCCTGAGCGGGTCGATCGGCGGGATGCTGCTGTCGCGTGTCTTCGGCGGGACGGTGGGGGAGTGGCTTGGCTGGCGCGCGCCGTACCTGATGACGTCGTTGGTCGCGCTGCTCATCGCGTGCGTACTGGCCCGCGCGCTGCCCTGGTCGACCGCGCCCACCCGGCAGCGCTATCCCGCCCTGCTCGCCGCGTCCCTGCGGCTCCTGCGCACCGAGCCCGACCTGCGCCGCTCCGGCTTCTACCAGGCGATGATCTTCGGTGGGTTCTCCGCGCTGTGGACCGGCGTCGCGCTGCTCCTGACCGGGCCCGAGTACGGGCTCGGCGCGTCGGCGGTCGGCGTGCTCGCGCTGGTCAACGCGGCGACGATGCTCTGCACGCCGGTGGCGGGACGCCAGGTGGACCGCCGGGGCTCCGACGCGGTGAATCTCGTCTGCATGGTCGCCGTCCTCGTGGCCGCCGCCGTCCTGTTCGCGGGCGGCCTCGGCGGGGCGGTGGGGCTCGCCGCCCTCGCGGTGGGGTCGCTGCTGCTCGACGTCGCGATGCAGTCCGGCACGGTCGCCAATCAGGTACGGATATTCGCACTCAGCGACGAGGCGCGGGCCCGCCTCAACACCGCGTACATGACCTGCGCGTATCTGGGCGGAAGCGTCGGCTCGTGGCTGTCGGTGCACGCGTACGGGGCCTTCGGCTGGCCGGGGGTGTGCGGCCTGGTCGCCGTCCTCACGACGCCGGCGCTGCTCCGGCACGTGGCACACATGCGCGGCGCCGGGTCCCTCACGCGCCCGTAG
- the gcl gene encoding glyoxylate carboligase, which produces MARMTAARAAVEILKREGVVNAFGVPGAAINPFYKALKEGGGIDHTLARHVEGASHMAEGYTRTNPGNIGVCIGTSGPAGTDMITGLYSATGDSIPILCITGQAPTHLLHKEDFQAVDIASIAKPVTKMAVTVLEAAQVPGVFQQAFHLMRSGRPGPVLIDLPIDVQQTEIEFDPETYEPLPVYKPSATRAQIEKAITFLVESERPLIVAGGGIINADASDLLVEFAEITDTPVVPTLMGWGTIPDDHDLNAGMVGQQTGHRYGNATFLESDFVLGIGNRWANRHTGYNLDVYTKDRKFVHVDIEPTQLGKIFAPDYGIASDAKVALELFVEVAKELKAAGRLPDRSAWVASHLERKETLQRRTHFDDIPMKPQRVYEEMNKAFGKDTRYVTTIGLSQIAGAQMLHVYKPRHWINCGQAGPLGWTIPAALGVAKADPDTQVVALSGDYDFQFMIEELAVGAQHRIPYVHVLVNNAYLGLIRQAQIGLDINFQVNLEFENQNSPELGVYGVDHVKVAEGLGCKAIRVTDPNELGTAFEQAKKLAQEYRVPVVVEAILERITNISMSPTADISAVKEFEELATEPGHAPTAIRPLKV; this is translated from the coding sequence ATGGCTCGTATGACCGCTGCCCGCGCGGCAGTTGAGATCCTCAAGCGCGAAGGCGTCGTCAACGCGTTCGGTGTGCCGGGCGCCGCGATCAACCCCTTCTACAAGGCGCTCAAGGAGGGCGGTGGCATCGACCACACCCTCGCCCGCCACGTCGAGGGCGCCTCGCACATGGCCGAGGGCTACACCCGGACCAACCCGGGCAACATCGGTGTCTGCATCGGTACGTCGGGACCCGCCGGCACCGACATGATCACCGGCCTGTACTCCGCGACCGGCGACTCGATCCCGATCCTCTGCATCACGGGCCAGGCGCCGACGCACCTGCTCCACAAGGAGGACTTCCAGGCCGTCGACATCGCGTCGATCGCCAAGCCGGTGACGAAGATGGCCGTCACCGTCCTGGAGGCCGCGCAGGTCCCCGGCGTCTTCCAGCAGGCGTTCCACCTGATGCGCTCGGGCCGTCCGGGCCCGGTCCTCATCGACCTGCCGATCGACGTCCAGCAGACGGAGATCGAGTTCGACCCGGAGACGTACGAGCCGCTGCCGGTCTACAAGCCGTCCGCGACCCGCGCCCAGATCGAGAAGGCGATCACCTTCCTGGTCGAGTCCGAGCGGCCGCTGATCGTCGCGGGCGGCGGCATCATCAACGCCGACGCCTCCGACCTGCTGGTCGAGTTCGCCGAGATCACCGACACGCCGGTCGTGCCGACGCTGATGGGCTGGGGCACGATCCCCGACGACCACGACCTGAACGCGGGCATGGTCGGCCAGCAGACCGGCCACCGCTACGGCAACGCGACGTTCCTGGAGTCGGACTTCGTCCTCGGCATCGGCAACCGCTGGGCCAACCGCCACACCGGCTACAACCTCGACGTGTACACCAAGGACCGCAAGTTCGTGCACGTCGACATCGAGCCGACACAGCTGGGCAAGATCTTCGCCCCCGACTACGGCATCGCGTCCGACGCGAAGGTCGCCCTGGAGCTGTTCGTCGAGGTGGCGAAGGAGCTCAAGGCCGCGGGCAGGCTGCCGGACCGCTCGGCGTGGGTCGCCTCCCACCTGGAGCGCAAGGAGACCCTCCAGCGCCGCACGCACTTCGACGACATCCCCATGAAGCCGCAGCGCGTCTACGAGGAGATGAACAAGGCGTTCGGCAAGGACACGCGGTACGTCACGACGATCGGCCTCTCGCAGATCGCCGGCGCGCAGATGCTGCACGTCTACAAGCCGCGCCACTGGATCAACTGCGGCCAGGCGGGCCCGCTCGGCTGGACGATCCCGGCCGCGCTCGGCGTCGCGAAGGCGGACCCGGACACGCAGGTCGTCGCCCTCTCCGGCGACTACGACTTCCAGTTCATGATCGAGGAGCTGGCGGTCGGCGCACAGCACCGCATCCCGTACGTCCACGTCCTGGTCAACAACGCCTACCTGGGCCTGATCCGTCAGGCGCAGATCGGCCTGGACATCAACTTCCAGGTCAACCTGGAGTTCGAGAACCAGAACAGCCCCGAGCTCGGTGTGTACGGCGTCGACCACGTCAAGGTCGCCGAGGGCCTCGGCTGCAAGGCGATCCGCGTGACCGACCCGAACGAGCTGGGGACGGCGTTCGAGCAGGCCAAGAAGCTGGCCCAGGAGTACCGGGTCCCGGTCGTCGTCGAGGCGATCCTGGAGCGCATCACGAACATCTCGATGAGCCCGACGGCCGACATCAGCGCCGTCAAGGAGTTCGAGGAACTCGCGACGGAGCCGGGCCACGCGCCGACGGCGATCCGCCCGCTGAAGGTCTGA